A region of Pongo pygmaeus isolate AG05252 chromosome 15, NHGRI_mPonPyg2-v2.0_pri, whole genome shotgun sequence DNA encodes the following proteins:
- the ACOT2 gene encoding acyl-coenzyme A thioesterase 2, mitochondrial isoform X1 has product MTSLYELVWWVLHALLYLHRTLTSWLRVGFGTWNWIWRRCCRAASAAVLAPLGFTLRQPRAVGRNRRHHRHPRGGSCLAAAHHRMRWRADGRSLEKLPVHMGLVITQVEQEPSFSDIASLVVWCMAVGISYISVYDHQVVLRSEFKMASSPAVLRASQLYQWSLKSSAQFLGSPQLRQVGQIIRVPARMAATLIVEPAGRCCWDEPVRIAVRGLAPEQPVTLRASLRDEKGALFQAHARYRADAHGELDLERAPALGGSFAGLEPMGLLWALEPEKPLVRLVKRDVRTPLAVELEVLDGHDPDPGRLLCQARHERYFLPPGVRREPVRAGRVRGTLFLPPEPGPFPGIVDMFGTGGGLLEYRASLLAGKGFAVMALAYYNYEDLPKTMETLHLEYFEEAVNYLLSHPEVKGPGVGLLGISKGGELCLSMASFLKGITAAVVINGSVANVGGTLRYKGETLPPVGVNRNRIRVTKDGYADIVDVLNSPLEGPDQKSFIPVERAESTFLFLVGQDDHNWKSEFYANEACKRLQAHGKRKPQIICYPETGHYIEPPYFPLCRASLHALVGSPIIWGGEPRAHAMAQVDAWKQLQTFFHKHLSGQEGTIPAKL; this is encoded by the exons ATGACGAGTCTGTACGAGCTGGTGTGGTGGGTGCTGCACGCGCTGCTCTATCTGCACCGCACGCTCACCTCCTGGCTCCGCGTTGGGTTCGGCACCTGGAACTGGATCTGGCGGCGCTGCTGCCGCGCCGCCTCTGCCGCGGTCCTAGCGCCTCTCGGCTTCACGCTCCGCCAGCCCCGGGCAGTTGGCAGGAACCGCCGTCACCACCGGCACCCGCGCGGGGGGTCGTGCCTGGCAGCCGCCCACCACCGGATGCGCTGGCGCGCGGACGGCCGTTCCTTGGAGAAGCTGCCTGTGCATATGGGCCTGGTGATCACCCAGGTGGAGCAGGAACCCAGCTTCTCGGACATCGCGAGCCTCGTGGTGTGGTGTATGGCCGTGGGCATCTCCTACATTAGCGTCTACGACCACCAAg TTGTTCTCAGGTCTGAATTCAAAATGGCCTCATCTCCTGCTGTCCTTCGAGCGTCGCAGCTGTACCAATGGAGCCTGAAGAGTTCGGCGCAGTTCCTGGGGTCTCCACAGCTGAGGCAGGTTGGCCAGATCATTAGGGTTCCTGCTCGGATGGCGGCGACGCTGATCGTGGAGCCCGCGGGCCGCTGCTGCTGGGACGAACCGGTGCGAATCGCAGTACGCGGCCTAGCCCCGGAGCAGCCGGTCACGCTGCGCGCGTCCCTGCGCGACGAGAAGGGTGCGCTTTTCCAGGCCCACGCGCGCTACCGCGCCGATGCCCACGGCGAGCTGGACCTGGAGCGCGCGCCCGCGCTGGGCGGCAGCTTCGCGGGGCTTGAGCCCATGGGGCTGCTGTGGGCCTTGGAGCCCGAGAAACCCTTGGTGCGGCTGGTGAAGCGCGACGTGCGAACGCCCTTGGCCGTGGAGCTGGAGGTGCTGGATGGCCACGACCCCGACCCCGGGCGGCTGCTGTGCCAGGCGCGGCACGAGCGCTACTTCCTCCCGCCCGGGGTGCGGCGCGAGCCGGTGCGCGCGGGCCGGGTGCGGGGCACGCTCTTCCTGCCGCCAG AACCTGGGCCCTTTCCTGGGATTGTGGACATGTTCGGAACTGGAGGTGGCCTGCTGGAGTATCGGGCTAGTCTGCTGGCTGGGAAGGGTTTTGCTGTGATGGCTCTGGCTTATTATAACTATGAAGACCTCCCCAAGACCATGGAGACGCTCCATCTGGAGTACTTTGAAGAAGCCGTGAACTACTTGCTCAGTCATCCTGAG GTAAAAGGTCCAGGAGTTGGGCTGCTTGGAATTTCCAAAGGGGGTGAGCTCTGCCTTTCCATGGCCTCTTTCCTGAAGGGCATCACGGCTGCTGTTGTCATCAACGGCTCTGTGGCCAATGTTGGGGGAACCTTACGCTACAAGGGTGAGACCCTGCCCCCTGTGGGCGTCAACAGAAATCGCATCAGGGTGACCAAAGATGGCTATGCAGACATTGTGGATGTCCTGAACAGCCCTTTGGAAGGACCTGACCAGAAGAGTTTCATTCCCGTGGAAAGGGCAGAGAGCACCTTCCTGTTCCTGGTAGGTCAGGATGACCACAACTGGAAGAGTGAGTTCTATGCTAATGAGGCCTGTAAACGCTTGCAGGCCCATGGGAAGAGAAAGCCCCAGATCATCTGTTACCCAGAGACAGGGCACTATATTGAGCCTCCTTACTTCCCCCTGTGCCGGGCTTCCCTGCATGCCTTGGTGGGCAGTCCTATTATCTGGGGAGGGGAGCCCAGGGCTCATGCCATGGCTCAGGTGGATGCTTGGAAACAACTCCAGACTTTCTTCCACAAACACTTGAGTGGCCAAGAGGGGACAATCCCAGCaaaactgtaa
- the ACOT2 gene encoding acyl-coenzyme A thioesterase 2, mitochondrial isoform X2 has protein sequence MTWDMRDLERDKKAYLEDSVIRSRGKHKFCGFEAYTFIGFSNYTVVLRSEFKMASSPAVLRASQLYQWSLKSSAQFLGSPQLRQVGQIIRVPARMAATLIVEPAGRCCWDEPVRIAVRGLAPEQPVTLRASLRDEKGALFQAHARYRADAHGELDLERAPALGGSFAGLEPMGLLWALEPEKPLVRLVKRDVRTPLAVELEVLDGHDPDPGRLLCQARHERYFLPPGVRREPVRAGRVRGTLFLPPEPGPFPGIVDMFGTGGGLLEYRASLLAGKGFAVMALAYYNYEDLPKTMETLHLEYFEEAVNYLLSHPEVKGPGVGLLGISKGGELCLSMASFLKGITAAVVINGSVANVGGTLRYKGETLPPVGVNRNRIRVTKDGYADIVDVLNSPLEGPDQKSFIPVERAESTFLFLVGQDDHNWKSEFYANEACKRLQAHGKRKPQIICYPETGHYIEPPYFPLCRASLHALVGSPIIWGGEPRAHAMAQVDAWKQLQTFFHKHLSGQEGTIPAKL, from the exons ATGACATGGGATATGAGAGATTTGGAACGAGATAAAAAGGCTTACCTTGAGGACAGTGTTATTAGAAGCAGAGGCAAACACAAGTTTTGTGGGTTTGAAGCCTACACATTTATAGGTTTCTCTAATTACACAG TTGTTCTCAGGTCTGAATTCAAAATGGCCTCATCTCCTGCTGTCCTTCGAGCGTCGCAGCTGTACCAATGGAGCCTGAAGAGTTCGGCGCAGTTCCTGGGGTCTCCACAGCTGAGGCAGGTTGGCCAGATCATTAGGGTTCCTGCTCGGATGGCGGCGACGCTGATCGTGGAGCCCGCGGGCCGCTGCTGCTGGGACGAACCGGTGCGAATCGCAGTACGCGGCCTAGCCCCGGAGCAGCCGGTCACGCTGCGCGCGTCCCTGCGCGACGAGAAGGGTGCGCTTTTCCAGGCCCACGCGCGCTACCGCGCCGATGCCCACGGCGAGCTGGACCTGGAGCGCGCGCCCGCGCTGGGCGGCAGCTTCGCGGGGCTTGAGCCCATGGGGCTGCTGTGGGCCTTGGAGCCCGAGAAACCCTTGGTGCGGCTGGTGAAGCGCGACGTGCGAACGCCCTTGGCCGTGGAGCTGGAGGTGCTGGATGGCCACGACCCCGACCCCGGGCGGCTGCTGTGCCAGGCGCGGCACGAGCGCTACTTCCTCCCGCCCGGGGTGCGGCGCGAGCCGGTGCGCGCGGGCCGGGTGCGGGGCACGCTCTTCCTGCCGCCAG AACCTGGGCCCTTTCCTGGGATTGTGGACATGTTCGGAACTGGAGGTGGCCTGCTGGAGTATCGGGCTAGTCTGCTGGCTGGGAAGGGTTTTGCTGTGATGGCTCTGGCTTATTATAACTATGAAGACCTCCCCAAGACCATGGAGACGCTCCATCTGGAGTACTTTGAAGAAGCCGTGAACTACTTGCTCAGTCATCCTGAG GTAAAAGGTCCAGGAGTTGGGCTGCTTGGAATTTCCAAAGGGGGTGAGCTCTGCCTTTCCATGGCCTCTTTCCTGAAGGGCATCACGGCTGCTGTTGTCATCAACGGCTCTGTGGCCAATGTTGGGGGAACCTTACGCTACAAGGGTGAGACCCTGCCCCCTGTGGGCGTCAACAGAAATCGCATCAGGGTGACCAAAGATGGCTATGCAGACATTGTGGATGTCCTGAACAGCCCTTTGGAAGGACCTGACCAGAAGAGTTTCATTCCCGTGGAAAGGGCAGAGAGCACCTTCCTGTTCCTGGTAGGTCAGGATGACCACAACTGGAAGAGTGAGTTCTATGCTAATGAGGCCTGTAAACGCTTGCAGGCCCATGGGAAGAGAAAGCCCCAGATCATCTGTTACCCAGAGACAGGGCACTATATTGAGCCTCCTTACTTCCCCCTGTGCCGGGCTTCCCTGCATGCCTTGGTGGGCAGTCCTATTATCTGGGGAGGGGAGCCCAGGGCTCATGCCATGGCTCAGGTGGATGCTTGGAAACAACTCCAGACTTTCTTCCACAAACACTTGAGTGGCCAAGAGGGGACAATCCCAGCaaaactgtaa
- the ACOT2 gene encoding acyl-coenzyme A thioesterase 2, mitochondrial isoform X3, giving the protein MASSPAVLRASQLYQWSLKSSAQFLGSPQLRQVGQIIRVPARMAATLIVEPAGRCCWDEPVRIAVRGLAPEQPVTLRASLRDEKGALFQAHARYRADAHGELDLERAPALGGSFAGLEPMGLLWALEPEKPLVRLVKRDVRTPLAVELEVLDGHDPDPGRLLCQARHERYFLPPGVRREPVRAGRVRGTLFLPPEPGPFPGIVDMFGTGGGLLEYRASLLAGKGFAVMALAYYNYEDLPKTMETLHLEYFEEAVNYLLSHPEVKGPGVGLLGISKGGELCLSMASFLKGITAAVVINGSVANVGGTLRYKGETLPPVGVNRNRIRVTKDGYADIVDVLNSPLEGPDQKSFIPVERAESTFLFLVGQDDHNWKSEFYANEACKRLQAHGKRKPQIICYPETGHYIEPPYFPLCRASLHALVGSPIIWGGEPRAHAMAQVDAWKQLQTFFHKHLSGQEGTIPAKL; this is encoded by the exons ATGGCCTCATCTCCTGCTGTCCTTCGAGCGTCGCAGCTGTACCAATGGAGCCTGAAGAGTTCGGCGCAGTTCCTGGGGTCTCCACAGCTGAGGCAGGTTGGCCAGATCATTAGGGTTCCTGCTCGGATGGCGGCGACGCTGATCGTGGAGCCCGCGGGCCGCTGCTGCTGGGACGAACCGGTGCGAATCGCAGTACGCGGCCTAGCCCCGGAGCAGCCGGTCACGCTGCGCGCGTCCCTGCGCGACGAGAAGGGTGCGCTTTTCCAGGCCCACGCGCGCTACCGCGCCGATGCCCACGGCGAGCTGGACCTGGAGCGCGCGCCCGCGCTGGGCGGCAGCTTCGCGGGGCTTGAGCCCATGGGGCTGCTGTGGGCCTTGGAGCCCGAGAAACCCTTGGTGCGGCTGGTGAAGCGCGACGTGCGAACGCCCTTGGCCGTGGAGCTGGAGGTGCTGGATGGCCACGACCCCGACCCCGGGCGGCTGCTGTGCCAGGCGCGGCACGAGCGCTACTTCCTCCCGCCCGGGGTGCGGCGCGAGCCGGTGCGCGCGGGCCGGGTGCGGGGCACGCTCTTCCTGCCGCCAG AACCTGGGCCCTTTCCTGGGATTGTGGACATGTTCGGAACTGGAGGTGGCCTGCTGGAGTATCGGGCTAGTCTGCTGGCTGGGAAGGGTTTTGCTGTGATGGCTCTGGCTTATTATAACTATGAAGACCTCCCCAAGACCATGGAGACGCTCCATCTGGAGTACTTTGAAGAAGCCGTGAACTACTTGCTCAGTCATCCTGAG GTAAAAGGTCCAGGAGTTGGGCTGCTTGGAATTTCCAAAGGGGGTGAGCTCTGCCTTTCCATGGCCTCTTTCCTGAAGGGCATCACGGCTGCTGTTGTCATCAACGGCTCTGTGGCCAATGTTGGGGGAACCTTACGCTACAAGGGTGAGACCCTGCCCCCTGTGGGCGTCAACAGAAATCGCATCAGGGTGACCAAAGATGGCTATGCAGACATTGTGGATGTCCTGAACAGCCCTTTGGAAGGACCTGACCAGAAGAGTTTCATTCCCGTGGAAAGGGCAGAGAGCACCTTCCTGTTCCTGGTAGGTCAGGATGACCACAACTGGAAGAGTGAGTTCTATGCTAATGAGGCCTGTAAACGCTTGCAGGCCCATGGGAAGAGAAAGCCCCAGATCATCTGTTACCCAGAGACAGGGCACTATATTGAGCCTCCTTACTTCCCCCTGTGCCGGGCTTCCCTGCATGCCTTGGTGGGCAGTCCTATTATCTGGGGAGGGGAGCCCAGGGCTCATGCCATGGCTCAGGTGGATGCTTGGAAACAACTCCAGACTTTCTTCCACAAACACTTGAGTGGCCAAGAGGGGACAATCCCAGCaaaactgtaa